From Rhodococcus sp. B7740, one genomic window encodes:
- a CDS encoding hemolysin family protein, with the protein MSVVLTLLLGLLVVFLITVATGYFVAQEFAYMTVDRSRLKARAEAGDAVAARTLTVTKRTSFMLSGAQLGITVTGLLVGYVAEPLIGQSFGAILGGVGVPTAVGVGLGAVLAITFATFVQMLFGELFPKNFAIARPEPVARWLSLSTTIYLKLFGWLITIFDQSSNLLLKALKIEPVHDVEHSASLRDLEHIVSDSRETGDLPDELSTLLDRILDFPTRTVEHAMIPRSRSATVRDTDTLAEVAALMGQEHSRYPVLDEDDGIVGVVHLADVLSATVPGSTPISELTRDALILPEIQSLPDAMRELRSTKNQLACVIDEYGGLTGVITIEDLAEELVGEITDEHDDDLSDPSPVSADDGSWTMAGEVHVDEVERAIGIDLPEGDYETIAGFAIAHNGSLPDVGERIEVDLPPDNADLANDEESPVRFVILEIEEIDSHVPSLLTLTLGERDPEHDDESAEKKESVHR; encoded by the coding sequence ATGAGCGTAGTGCTCACTCTCTTGCTCGGCCTGCTCGTCGTTTTTCTCATCACCGTCGCGACCGGCTACTTCGTAGCCCAGGAATTCGCGTACATGACCGTCGACCGCTCCCGGCTCAAGGCTCGCGCCGAGGCCGGTGACGCCGTCGCGGCTCGGACGTTGACGGTCACCAAACGCACCTCCTTCATGCTGTCCGGTGCGCAGTTGGGCATCACGGTCACCGGCCTGCTCGTCGGCTACGTGGCCGAACCGCTGATCGGGCAGTCGTTCGGCGCGATACTGGGCGGCGTCGGGGTTCCGACGGCCGTCGGTGTCGGACTCGGTGCCGTACTGGCGATCACGTTCGCGACATTCGTGCAGATGCTCTTCGGTGAACTGTTTCCGAAGAACTTCGCCATCGCGCGTCCCGAGCCGGTGGCCCGCTGGCTGTCGCTCTCGACCACCATCTACCTCAAACTCTTCGGCTGGTTGATCACCATCTTCGACCAGTCGTCGAACCTGCTGCTCAAAGCGCTCAAGATCGAGCCGGTGCACGACGTGGAGCATTCGGCCAGCCTGCGCGACCTCGAGCACATCGTCTCGGACTCACGCGAGACAGGCGATCTGCCCGACGAACTGTCGACACTGCTCGACCGTATCCTCGACTTCCCAACTCGCACAGTCGAACACGCGATGATCCCGCGTTCGCGCTCGGCCACGGTCCGAGACACCGACACCCTCGCCGAGGTCGCGGCTCTGATGGGCCAGGAGCATTCTCGATATCCGGTGCTCGACGAGGACGACGGCATCGTCGGCGTCGTCCATCTCGCGGACGTCCTGTCCGCGACGGTGCCGGGGTCCACCCCGATCTCCGAGCTCACGCGGGACGCGCTGATCCTCCCGGAGATCCAGAGCCTGCCCGACGCGATGCGCGAGTTGCGCTCGACGAAGAACCAATTGGCCTGTGTGATCGACGAATACGGCGGTCTGACCGGCGTCATCACGATCGAGGACCTGGCCGAGGAACTGGTCGGCGAGATCACCGACGAGCACGACGACGACCTGTCCGATCCGAGCCCGGTCAGTGCCGACGACGGCAGCTGGACCATGGCCGGTGAGGTACACGTCGACGAGGTCGAGCGAGCGATCGGCATCGATCTGCCCGAGGGCGATTACGAGACCATCGCCGGTTTCGCCATCGCGCACAACGGATCTCTCCCCGACGTCGGGGAACGGATCGAAGTGGACCTGCCACCGGACAACGCCGATCTGGCGAACGACGAGGAGAGTCCCGTTCGCTTCGTGATCCTCGAAATCGAAGAGATCGACAGCCACGTCCCGTCCCTGCTGACCCTGACGCTCGGCGAGCGTGACCCCGAGCACGACGACGAGTCGGCCGAGAAGAAGGAAAGTGTGCACCGATGA
- a CDS encoding universal stress protein — protein sequence MDTTNEQRTTGENVSVASAVAVAMSNTPEGQEALRRGAAEAELRQAPLIVLSVVDRDSVSADDRNSAQAEVERTLPGIATTVRVEPDGGDPAGALVDLVADVGAGMVVIGSKRRSAVGKFLMGSTVQRVLLDCPVPVLVVKAP from the coding sequence GTGGATACGACCAACGAGCAACGAACAACGGGAGAGAACGTGTCGGTAGCGAGCGCAGTGGCAGTGGCGATGAGCAACACACCGGAGGGGCAGGAAGCGTTGCGTCGCGGTGCCGCCGAGGCCGAACTTCGTCAGGCTCCGTTGATCGTATTGTCCGTGGTGGACCGGGATTCGGTGTCCGCGGACGACCGCAACTCCGCGCAGGCCGAGGTCGAACGGACTCTGCCCGGTATCGCGACCACGGTTCGAGTGGAACCCGACGGCGGAGACCCGGCCGGCGCGCTGGTCGACCTCGTCGCGGACGTCGGTGCGGGAATGGTCGTCATCGGTTCCAAGCGTCGATCCGCGGTCGGCAAGTTCTTGATGGGCAGCACCGTGCAGCGAGTGCTGCTCGACTGCCCGGTGCCCGTTCTTGTCGTCAAGGCACCGTGA
- a CDS encoding Bug family tripartite tricarboxylate transporter substrate binding protein, translating into MAISPTLLRTVGALVVVGAVTVAGIDAARSASGSDARAKLTLIAPAAAGGGWDLVARESQQALRSDGIVNNAQVVNVPGAGGTIGLSQLENLSGQPTTVMITGTVMLGGIAINNSETTLADTVPIAKLAEDFEVFVVPRDSPIQNLEDMIEAWRANPGGLPIGGGSLGGIDHIVAGQLAQEADIDPAAINYIAYSGGGEVLTSLLSNTVGVAVSGFNDFRDQIEAGNVRALAVAAPEPLEGFDVDTFIEQGYNVDLVNWRGIVAPPGISDEDRQTLVEIVSEMVETEQWATAVERNRWKESVLTGDEFGEFLDVEQTRITGILEELGLV; encoded by the coding sequence ATGGCGATATCGCCCACACTGCTACGGACGGTCGGAGCATTGGTGGTGGTGGGAGCGGTGACCGTGGCAGGTATCGATGCCGCTCGCAGCGCCAGCGGCTCGGACGCACGAGCGAAACTGACGCTGATCGCGCCCGCCGCCGCAGGTGGCGGATGGGATCTCGTCGCCCGTGAATCGCAGCAGGCACTGCGCAGCGACGGCATCGTCAACAACGCCCAGGTCGTCAACGTCCCCGGTGCAGGCGGCACCATCGGTCTGAGCCAGCTCGAGAACCTGAGCGGGCAACCCACCACCGTCATGATCACCGGCACCGTCATGCTCGGCGGCATCGCGATCAACAACTCCGAGACCACTCTGGCCGACACCGTCCCGATCGCGAAACTGGCCGAGGACTTCGAAGTGTTCGTCGTGCCGAGGGATTCACCGATCCAGAATCTCGAAGACATGATCGAGGCGTGGCGGGCGAACCCCGGAGGACTTCCGATCGGCGGCGGTTCGCTCGGCGGCATCGACCACATCGTCGCGGGCCAGTTGGCACAGGAAGCCGACATCGACCCGGCCGCAATCAATTACATCGCCTACTCCGGCGGCGGTGAAGTACTCACGTCACTGCTGTCGAACACCGTCGGCGTGGCAGTGAGTGGGTTCAACGACTTCCGCGATCAGATCGAGGCGGGCAATGTGCGCGCACTCGCAGTCGCCGCGCCCGAGCCCCTCGAGGGATTCGACGTGGACACGTTCATCGAACAGGGGTACAACGTCGACCTCGTCAACTGGCGCGGAATCGTTGCCCCACCCGGCATCTCGGACGAGGACCGACAGACGCTGGTCGAGATCGTCTCCGAGATGGTCGAGACCGAACAGTGGGCCACGGCCGTCGAACGCAACCGCTGGAAGGAATCGGTTCTGACCGGAGACGAATTCGGAGAGTTCCTCGACGTCGAACAGACACGTATCACCGGAATTCTCGAGGAGTTGGGACTGGTATGA
- a CDS encoding tripartite tricarboxylate transporter TctB family protein, protein MTTTTTDTDTSRSFWTGRSGLIVPALLVALGAFLVYGTVTMQVPPTATSPGPQVFPAIVAGGCFVVALLVTLQLLINPDVVDRGVDGDGVPHTGTVSNWRTLSITVGSVAVFIALLDPLGWVLAGALLFWGVSIGLGGRRYVFDAAVALLVSSTVQIAFSAGLGLTLPGGVLAQIF, encoded by the coding sequence ATGACAACGACGACCACCGACACGGACACATCCCGATCGTTCTGGACGGGCCGCAGTGGACTGATCGTTCCGGCGCTGCTCGTCGCACTCGGAGCCTTCCTGGTCTACGGAACCGTCACGATGCAGGTTCCACCTACCGCCACATCACCTGGCCCGCAGGTCTTTCCGGCCATCGTTGCAGGAGGCTGCTTCGTCGTCGCCCTGCTGGTCACCCTTCAACTGTTGATCAATCCCGACGTCGTCGACCGTGGGGTGGACGGCGACGGCGTGCCGCACACCGGCACCGTCAGCAACTGGCGAACCCTGTCGATCACCGTCGGATCGGTGGCGGTGTTCATCGCACTGCTCGATCCGCTCGGGTGGGTTCTCGCCGGCGCGCTGCTGTTCTGGGGTGTCTCGATCGGATTGGGCGGTCGCCGTTACGTATTCGACGCGGCCGTCGCTCTGCTGGTCTCGAGCACGGTTCAGATCGCATTCTCCGCGGGCCTCGGCCTGACCCTCCCCGGCGGCGTTCTCGCCCAGATCTTCTGA
- a CDS encoding tripartite tricarboxylate transporter permease — protein MDSLSNLIDGFGTALTPMNLVWVFVGALLGTAVGVLPGLGSAMAVALLLPVTFTLDPTAALIMFAGVYFGGLFGDSISGILMNTPGNSTAIAGTFEGHRMAKNGRAPQALATSAIGAFIGGIVATTLVVFFAPTLASLATNFGPAEYLALAVFAFIATSAVVSDSALKGLTALLIGLTLAVIGIDGPSGASRFTFEVPALFDGIHIVVITVAMLALGEVIHIASKIGRPEDRSLIKSQGRPWLSKAEFRDAMPAWLRGTAFGVPFGVIPAGGAEVPSFLAYGTERRLDRKRTKPMFGKGAIRGVAGPEAAGNSTAGTAMGALLALGLPTSATAAIMLAAFQQYGMQPGPLLFERSGDIVWALLASLFVAMIVLLILNLPFAPLWAQLLKIPKNYLYAGISVFAALGVYASSASIVDLIFMLGLGIVGFMMRRYDIPLAPVLIAVILGPLAEESLRRALAVSEGDPSILVGSAITIVLYALMIIAVVFSIVSKIRARKTADF, from the coding sequence ATGGATTCACTGAGCAATCTGATCGACGGGTTCGGCACCGCGCTGACCCCGATGAACCTGGTCTGGGTGTTCGTCGGCGCGCTGCTCGGCACCGCCGTCGGCGTCCTACCCGGTCTCGGCTCCGCCATGGCGGTGGCCCTGCTGCTGCCCGTCACCTTCACCCTCGACCCCACCGCAGCGCTGATCATGTTCGCCGGCGTGTATTTCGGCGGCCTGTTCGGCGATTCCATCTCCGGCATACTGATGAACACACCCGGCAACAGCACCGCGATCGCCGGGACGTTCGAGGGGCACCGGATGGCCAAGAACGGCCGCGCCCCACAGGCTCTGGCCACCTCCGCCATCGGAGCGTTCATCGGCGGCATCGTCGCCACCACCCTGGTGGTGTTCTTCGCTCCCACCCTCGCGTCGTTGGCGACGAACTTCGGCCCCGCCGAGTACCTGGCCCTCGCGGTGTTCGCGTTCATCGCCACCTCGGCCGTGGTCTCGGACTCGGCCCTCAAAGGCCTGACCGCACTGCTGATCGGCCTCACCCTGGCCGTGATCGGCATCGACGGCCCCTCGGGCGCTTCACGATTCACGTTCGAGGTACCCGCCCTGTTCGACGGCATTCACATCGTCGTCATCACCGTCGCGATGCTCGCGCTCGGTGAGGTCATCCACATCGCGTCCAAGATCGGTCGACCCGAGGATCGCAGCCTGATCAAGTCGCAGGGACGCCCCTGGCTGAGCAAGGCCGAGTTCCGCGATGCGATGCCGGCGTGGTTGCGCGGCACGGCATTCGGTGTGCCGTTCGGTGTGATCCCCGCAGGTGGTGCCGAAGTGCCGAGCTTCCTGGCGTACGGCACCGAGCGCAGACTCGATCGCAAGCGCACGAAGCCGATGTTCGGAAAGGGTGCCATTCGCGGTGTCGCGGGACCCGAGGCAGCCGGCAACTCCACGGCCGGTACGGCCATGGGAGCGCTTCTGGCCCTGGGTCTTCCGACGTCGGCGACGGCGGCCATCATGTTGGCTGCCTTCCAGCAGTACGGCATGCAGCCCGGACCGCTGTTGTTCGAGCGCAGCGGCGACATCGTCTGGGCCCTACTGGCCAGCCTGTTCGTGGCGATGATCGTGCTGTTGATCCTCAACCTGCCGTTCGCACCGTTGTGGGCGCAGTTGCTCAAGATCCCGAAGAACTACCTCTACGCCGGCATCTCGGTGTTCGCGGCCCTCGGCGTGTACGCATCGAGTGCCTCGATCGTGGATCTGATCTTCATGCTCGGGCTCGGCATCGTCGGATTCATGATGCGCCGATACGACATTCCGTTGGCACCGGTGTTGATCGCGGTGATCCTCGGCCCGCTGGCCGAGGAGTCACTCCGACGCGCACTGGCCGTCAGCGAGGGCGACCCGTCGATCCTGGTCGGCAGCGCGATCACCATCGTGCTCTACGCACTGATGATCATCGCCGTGGTGTTCTCGATCGTCAGCAAGATCAGGGCCCGCAAGACCGCCGACTTCTAG
- a CDS encoding alkene reductase: MKLFSPLALGELKLDNRLVMAPLTRVRSGKDGVPGPLVVEHYKQRASLGLIVSEGTYPSHAGQGFPGQPGLVTDEQIAGWRNVADAVHADGGLIVAQVMHAGRVTHEATTGGHEVVGPSAIAIEGDTHTYEGKKPYPTPRALREDELPSVIADFVQASKNAIAAGMDGVEIHGANGYLLHEFLSPASNQRDDAYGGSPENRARFVAEVVEAVVAALGAGKVGIRISPEHNIQDALETDADDVRATYRALVERLAPLGLAYLSVLHKDPSGDLVQGLRQAFGGPVLVNSGFGEITTRDEALSLLDNGIGDAVVVGRPAIANPDLAYRWREDLPLNEPDPSTFYTDGAKGYTDYPALQH, encoded by the coding sequence ATGAAGTTGTTTTCCCCGTTGGCACTCGGTGAGCTGAAGCTCGACAACCGGTTGGTGATGGCCCCGTTGACACGCGTGCGTTCCGGCAAGGACGGTGTGCCGGGCCCGCTGGTGGTCGAGCACTACAAGCAGCGCGCATCGCTGGGGCTGATCGTCAGCGAAGGCACCTACCCGAGCCACGCCGGCCAGGGCTTCCCGGGTCAGCCGGGCCTGGTGACGGACGAGCAGATCGCCGGCTGGCGCAATGTCGCCGACGCGGTCCATGCCGACGGCGGACTGATCGTCGCGCAGGTGATGCACGCAGGTCGGGTGACGCACGAGGCGACGACGGGTGGCCACGAGGTCGTCGGACCCAGTGCCATCGCCATCGAGGGGGACACCCACACCTACGAGGGTAAGAAGCCGTACCCCACCCCGCGTGCGCTGCGCGAAGACGAATTGCCCTCCGTGATCGCAGATTTCGTGCAGGCGTCGAAGAATGCCATCGCCGCCGGAATGGACGGCGTCGAGATTCACGGTGCCAACGGCTACCTGTTGCACGAGTTCCTCTCGCCCGCCTCGAACCAGCGCGACGACGCCTACGGTGGCTCGCCGGAGAACCGGGCGCGCTTCGTGGCCGAGGTCGTCGAAGCAGTGGTCGCTGCTCTCGGAGCGGGCAAGGTCGGAATTCGCATCTCACCCGAGCACAACATCCAGGATGCGCTCGAGACGGACGCAGACGACGTGCGCGCCACCTACCGTGCGTTGGTCGAGCGGCTCGCGCCGCTGGGACTGGCGTACCTCAGTGTGCTGCACAAGGATCCGTCGGGCGATCTCGTCCAGGGTCTGCGACAGGCGTTCGGCGGACCGGTGCTCGTCAACAGTGGCTTCGGTGAGATCACCACCCGCGACGAGGCGCTTTCACTCCTCGACAACGGAATCGGCGACGCAGTTGTCGTCGGCCGTCCGGCGATCGCGAACCCCGACCTCGCCTACCGCTGGCGCGAGGATCTGCCGTTGAACGAGCCCGATCCGAGCACCTTCTACACCGATGGTGCCAAGGGCTACACGGATTACCCGGCCCTGCAGCACTGA